One genomic segment of Pseudomonas sp. RU47 includes these proteins:
- a CDS encoding LysR family transcriptional regulator → MQLPDMNLLVALDALLDEGSVVGAARRMNLSPAAMSRTLTRIREAIGDPILVRAGRGLVPTPKALELREQVRDVVEQAALLFRSADTVELGTLRRRFSIRANDFFIGVYGGKLFDTLDQLAPHCELRFVPEGDGDDEALREGRIDLSVSNTRPVTPEVKVQNLFSTHFVGLVREDHPLLDGEITAERYAGFSHISMSRRGIARGPIDTALNALGLERRVAVIAPSFHAAMFALPDSDLILPVPKEALLSVRRLGLKLRSFDLPIPLPTLMLTQAWHPRFDKDPAHRWLRETLKACCDETWLAAQP, encoded by the coding sequence ATGCAACTCCCGGACATGAACCTTCTGGTCGCCCTCGACGCCTTGCTCGACGAGGGCAGTGTGGTCGGCGCCGCGCGGCGGATGAACCTCAGTCCGGCGGCGATGAGCCGTACCCTGACGCGAATCCGCGAAGCTATCGGCGATCCGATTCTGGTGCGAGCCGGTCGGGGTCTGGTGCCAACGCCCAAAGCCCTGGAATTACGCGAGCAGGTGCGCGATGTGGTCGAGCAGGCCGCGCTGTTGTTCCGCTCCGCCGACACCGTGGAGCTGGGCACGCTGCGTCGGCGCTTCAGCATCCGCGCCAATGATTTTTTCATTGGCGTTTACGGCGGCAAGCTGTTCGACACCCTCGATCAACTGGCGCCGCACTGCGAGTTGCGCTTTGTCCCGGAAGGCGATGGCGATGATGAAGCCCTGCGAGAAGGGCGCATCGATCTGAGCGTCAGCAATACCCGGCCCGTCACCCCTGAAGTTAAAGTACAAAACCTGTTTTCTACACACTTCGTTGGCTTGGTGCGTGAAGACCATCCCTTGCTCGACGGCGAAATCACTGCCGAGCGCTATGCCGGGTTTTCCCACATCAGCATGTCGCGCCGCGGCATCGCTCGCGGCCCGATTGATACCGCGCTGAATGCGCTGGGTCTGGAGCGGCGCGTCGCGGTGATCGCGCCGAGTTTCCATGCGGCGATGTTTGCGTTGCCTGATTCCGACCTGATCCTGCCGGTGCCCAAGGAAGCGCTGCTGAGTGTGCGCCGGCTGGGTTTGAAACTGCGTTCGTTCGACCTGCCAATCCCTTTGCCGACGCTGATGCTGACTCAAGCCTGGCATCCTCGATTCGACAAGGATCCCGCGCACCGCTGGCTGCGCGAAACCCTCAAGGCTTGTTGCGACGAAACCTGGCTGGCGGCCCAGCCTTAA
- a CDS encoding ABC transporter permease, translated as MSHSSSVREEFEVVLEPLTEVPVERELSLGTRLWQQGWLRKGLILIVLAVLWEVVARIQNNDLMLPSFLQTSHALFEGLLSGELLAKVWISLVVLIKGYLIGIVLAFALTTLAVSTQLGRDLLSTMTSMFNPLPAIALLPLALLWFGLGQNSLIFVLVHSVLWALALNTYAGFLGVSETLRMAGRNYGLKGLRLVLFILIPAALPSILAGLKIGWAFAWRTLIAAELVFGATSGKGGLGWYIFQNRNELYTDKVFAGLAVVILIGLLVENLVFDTLERVTVKRWGMQR; from the coding sequence ATGAGCCATTCATCATCTGTGCGTGAAGAATTCGAAGTTGTGCTGGAGCCGTTGACCGAAGTGCCGGTCGAGCGTGAACTGTCGCTCGGCACGCGGCTGTGGCAACAGGGCTGGCTGCGTAAAGGCCTGATCCTTATTGTGCTGGCGGTGCTGTGGGAAGTGGTCGCGCGGATCCAGAACAATGACCTGATGCTGCCGAGTTTCCTGCAGACCAGCCACGCGCTGTTCGAGGGTCTGCTCAGTGGTGAGTTGTTGGCCAAGGTGTGGATATCGCTGGTGGTGCTGATCAAGGGCTACCTGATCGGCATCGTTCTGGCGTTTGCCCTGACCACGCTGGCGGTGTCGACGCAATTGGGTCGCGATCTGCTGAGTACGATGACCTCGATGTTCAATCCGTTGCCGGCGATTGCCCTGTTGCCGCTGGCGCTGCTGTGGTTTGGTCTGGGGCAGAACAGCCTGATTTTTGTGCTGGTGCATTCGGTGTTGTGGGCGCTGGCGCTGAATACCTATGCCGGGTTTCTCGGGGTTTCGGAAACCCTGCGCATGGCTGGGCGCAATTACGGTTTGAAGGGTTTGCGACTGGTGTTGTTCATCCTGATCCCGGCGGCGCTACCGTCGATTCTGGCCGGTCTGAAGATTGGCTGGGCGTTTGCCTGGCGCACGTTGATTGCGGCGGAACTGGTGTTTGGCGCGACCAGTGGCAAGGGTGGGCTGGGCTGGTACATCTTTCAGAATCGCAATGAGCTGTATACCGACAAGGTGTTTGCCGGGTTGGCGGTGGTGATTCTGATTGGGTTGCTGGTGGAGAATCTGGTGTTCGATACGCTGGAGCGGGTGACCGTCAAGCGTTGGGGGATGCAGCGGTAA
- a CDS encoding ABC transporter ATP-binding protein — MNAPLPGHAASNPIARSDALLAVDHVSLEYRTPQRVVRATHQVSFEIDPADRYVLLGPSGCGKSTLLKAVAGFIQPCEGEIRLQGQRVDAPGPDRIVVFQEFDQLPPWKTVKQNVMFPLLASRTLKKKAAEERALHYLEKVGLAAFADAYPHTLSGGMKARVAIARALAMQPKILLMDEPFAALDALTRRKMQEELLLLWEEVRFTLLFVTHSIEEALVVGNRILLLSPHPGRVRAEVHSHQYDLHSLGGVAFQESARRIHRLLFDEGQSPETERDHDFNDIRIAY, encoded by the coding sequence ATGAACGCTCCCTTGCCAGGCCACGCGGCCAGCAACCCGATCGCCCGCAGCGACGCGTTGCTGGCGGTCGATCATGTCAGCCTCGAATACCGCACGCCGCAACGCGTAGTGCGCGCCACCCACCAAGTCAGTTTTGAAATCGACCCGGCCGATCGCTACGTGCTGCTCGGCCCGTCCGGTTGCGGCAAATCCACCTTGCTCAAAGCGGTCGCCGGGTTCATTCAGCCGTGCGAAGGTGAAATCCGCCTGCAAGGCCAGCGCGTCGACGCACCGGGGCCAGACCGGATTGTGGTGTTTCAGGAATTCGATCAGCTGCCACCGTGGAAAACCGTCAAACAGAACGTGATGTTTCCGCTGCTCGCGTCGCGAACGCTGAAGAAAAAAGCAGCTGAAGAGCGCGCGCTGCACTATCTGGAAAAGGTTGGGCTGGCGGCGTTTGCCGATGCCTACCCGCATACCTTGTCCGGCGGCATGAAGGCGCGCGTGGCGATTGCCCGGGCGTTGGCGATGCAGCCGAAAATCCTCTTGATGGACGAACCGTTCGCCGCGCTCGATGCGCTGACCCGGCGCAAGATGCAGGAAGAGTTGCTGCTGCTTTGGGAAGAGGTGCGCTTCACCCTGTTGTTCGTTACCCACTCGATTGAAGAGGCGTTGGTGGTCGGTAATCGCATCCTGCTGCTGTCGCCGCATCCCGGCCGAGTGCGCGCCGAAGTGCACAGCCATCAATACGACTTGCACAGCTTGGGTGGCGTGGCGTTTCAGGAGTCGGCGCGGCGCATTCATCGTCTGCTGTTCGACGAAGGCCAGTCGCCGGAAACCGAGCGTGACCACGACTTCAACGACATTCGCATCGCCTATTGA